One part of the Musa acuminata AAA Group cultivar baxijiao chromosome BXJ1-5, Cavendish_Baxijiao_AAA, whole genome shotgun sequence genome encodes these proteins:
- the LOC135673072 gene encoding uncharacterized protein LOC135673072: protein MDLPSKPRCSSPLGRFISSPISIPLLILLLLVAEAGAAPWEARKSGKFSVFSLFNLKGKSKFWSESVIRGDFDDLESSVSSESGKIAVLNYTKAGNIANYLKLSEVDSIYLPIPVNFIFIGFEGKGNHEFKLGPEELDRWFTKIDHIFEHTRVPPIGEVLAPFYKISIDKVQRHHLPLVSHINYNFTVHGILMGEQVTSVFEYAVKALSRKDDLLDSREDKTNLWQVDMDRMEYVFSSLVEYLQIDNAYNIFILNPKKDDKRIQYGYRRGLSESEIKILKENKTLQNMILQSESPSQISLEIDKGKGSRPLYTNRPTSTFAWTTTEDTDTIEWSKKCLDTLTSVKKFNEGKDDIEVLYNKAVQMLHGWKNDVNILFEREVKSGELKGLHPECLTDTWVGRDRWAFIDLSAGPFSWGPAVGGEGVRTELSLPNVGKTVGAVAEITEDEAEDKLQDAIRERFSSFGDDHQVIDILLAEIDIYELFAFKHCKGRRTKLALCEELNERMHDLKSELEGYDSEEYDETHKRKALDALKRMENWNLFSDTNEEYHSYSVARDSFLAHLGATLWGSMRHIIAPSVADRAYHYYQKISFQIYFITQEKIRNIKQLPVNLRSLKDGLSSLSLASQSVMFSEHLLSLSEDPALTMAFSVARRTAAIPLLLVNGTYRSTIRSYLDSSILQRQLQRLTDHGSLKGTYSNSRSTLEVPIFWFIHSDPLLVDKHYQAKALSDMIIIVQSEMSSWESHLQCNGKSLLWDLRRPTKAAIAATAEHLAGLLPLHLVYSHAHETAIEDWTWSVGCSPLSITSQGWHLSRFQSDVIARSYIITALEESIQNVNAAIYRLIMERTTAQGFKLFKTKERNIVEKYNSVIGLWRRISTISGGLRYGDAVKLLSLLEDASSGFTDFVNSTIAALHPVHCTRERKVDIELDLTTIPAFLFVIAILWFVLRPRRPKPKIN from the exons ATGGATCTCCCCTCCAAGCCTCGCTGTTCGAGTCCTCTTGGTCGCTTCATCTCTTCTCCGATCTCGATCCCTCTTCTTATCCTATTG TTGTTAGTAGCGGAGGCCGGTGCAGCGCCATGGGAAGCACGTAAAAGTGGGAAATTCTCAGTGTTCTCATTGTTCAACCTCAAAGGGAAGAGTAAATTTTGGAGCGAGTCAGTGATTCGTGGTG attttgatgatctgGAAAGTTCGGTCTCTTCAGAGTCTGGCAAAATTGCAGTGTTGAACTACACAAAGGCAG GCAATATTGCAAATTATTTAAAGCTTTCGGAGGTTGATTCCATATACCTTCCCATCCCAGTGAACTTCATCTTCATAGGCTTTGAAGGAAAAGGGAACCATG AGTTTAAGCTTGGCCCAGAAGAATTGGACCGATGGTTTACCAAAATTGACCACATTTTTGAGCATACACGGGTTCCCCCCATTGGTGAAGTTCTTGCCCCATTTTATAAAATTAGCATTGACAAAGTTCAACGCCATCATCTTCCCCTCGTCAGTCACATAAACTACAA TTTCACTGTGCATGGCATACTCATGGGAGAACAAGTCACATCCGTCTTTGAGTATGCTGTAAAGGCTCTTTCACGTAAAGATGATCTCTTAGACTCCAG GGAGGACAAAACAAATCTTTGGCAAGTCGACATGGATAGAATGGAATATGTTTTCTCAAGTCTTGTTGAATATCTTCAGATCGATAATGCATATAATATTTTCATTCTGAACCCCAAAAAGGATGATAAAAGAATTCAGTATGGTTATAG GAGAGGCTTGTCCGAGTCGGAGATCAAAATTCTTAAGGAG AATAAGACACTCCAAAATATGATACTCCAATCAGAAAGTCCTTCTCAAATATCTCTTG AGATTGACAAGGGTAAGGGTTCAAGGCCATTATATACAAATCGTCCAACATCAACTTTTGCATGGACTACAACTGAAGATACTGATACT ATAGAGTGGTCAAAGAAATGTCTAGACACCTTGACAAGTGTCAAAAAATTTAATGAAGGAAAGGATGATATTGAGGTTTTGTACAACAAAGCAGTTCAG ATGCTGCATGGTTGGAAGAATGATGTGAATATTCTGTTTGAAAGAGAGGTGAAATCTGGTGAATTGAAGGGACTTCACCCTGAGTGTCTGACAGATACCTGGGTAGGCAGGGATAG ATGGGCATTCATTGACTTAAGTGCAGGACCTTTTTCCTGGGGTCCAGCTGTTGGTGGAGAAGGCGTTCGTACTGAACTTAGTTTACCTAATGTGGGCAAGACAGTTGGTGCTGTAGCAG AAATTACAGAAGATGAAGCTGAAGATAAGTTACAAGATGCAATTAGAGAGAGATTTTCGTCATTTGGTGAT GATCACCAAGTTATTGATATACTTTTAGCAGAAATCGATATATATGAGCTTTTTGCTTTCAAACATTGCAAGGGAAGAAGGACCAAGCTTGCGCTTTGTGAAG AGCTCAATGAGAGGATGCATGATCTAAAAAGTGAGCTGGAAGGTTACGACAGTGAAGAATATGATGAAACTCACAAAAGAAAAGCTCTTGATGCATTAAAGCGAATGGAGAATTGGAACTTGTTTAGTGACACGAATGAG GAATATCACAGTTACAGTGTTGCTCGTGATTCATTTCTTGCTCATCTTGGTGCTACACTGTGGGGCTCAATGAGGCATATAATTGCTCCCTCTGTTGCAGACAGGGCATATCATTATTATCAGAAGATTTCTTTTCagatatatttcattacacaggAG AAAATCAGGAACATTAAACAGTTGCCTGTGAATCTAAGGTCTTTAAAGGATGGCCTTTCTTCATTGTCGCTGGCATCCCAAAGCGTCATGTTTAGTGAACATCT GTTGTCACTGTCAGAGGATCCTGCACTGACAATGGCGTTTTCTGTGGCCCGGCGTACGGCAGCCATCCCACTTTTGCTTGTCAATGGCACTTATAGGTCAACTATACGATCCTATCTTGATTCTTCTATCCTTCAACGTCAGCTACAAAGGCTGACTGATCATGGTTCACTTAAAG GAACATATTCAAATTCCAGGTCAACGTTGGAAGTTCCAATATTCTGGTTCATACACAGCGACCCATTATTGGTGGACAAGCACTATCAAGCAAAAGCCCTTTCTGATATGATCATCATTGTTCAATCTGAAATGTCATCTTGGGAAAGCCATTTACAGTGTAATGGGAAGTCACTTCTTTGGGACCTGAG GAGGCCCACAAAAGCTGCAATCGCTGCTACTGCTGAACATCTGGCTGGTTTGCTTCCACTTCACCTGGTTTACAGTCATGCTCATGAAACTGCGATCGAG GACTGGACATGGTCTGTTGGCTGTAGCCCACTGTCCATCACTTCCCAAGGCTGGCATCTTTCACGGTTTCAATCAGATGTGATTGCCCGGAGCTACATTATTACTGCTCTTGAAGAATCTATACAAAATGTTAATGCAGCCATTTATCGTTTGATCATGGAGCGTACAA CTGCGCAAGGGTTCAAGTTATTCAAGACTAAAGAACGAAACATAGTGGAAAAATATAATTCTGTTATTGGATTGTGGAGAAGG ATTTCAACTATATCCGGTGGGCTTCGTTATGGTGATGCTGTGAAGCTTCTATCCTTGCTGGAGGATGCTTCCTCAGG